A genomic window from Nematostella vectensis chromosome 9, jaNemVect1.1, whole genome shotgun sequence includes:
- the LOC116621492 gene encoding uncharacterized protein LOC116621492 — protein MPRSFLVKKKRAKLANGESDDPAELSQHEDAEADGESQNKDERAEDPPCKSPDEERTDPNPNSTTELAPMDNTKDEDIDEFFRNLKTRISAGALSNYQKETDREKECHIPPLKDLIATKTPSYLLVEDRSRGIRLEWASAGLTAGSIPTAITSSEPSVPYSTTRDSRNDPEGIQITRKLRVVPEQLECPVNRDLRVVSKQSEELPATRELRVVQEQSEALPVTPDLRVDPQKSDAQEVTRDLRVVPAQSVPLLSTRGPQVIPANIRTAPSNAAYQASSAQERHEARSARDQPTKPSNSDVDNDDEKINAESLHPRKDSTERRSIEYDGPSAFKIAAKRDHNGNLKSSFSEELDYERRVEKLRLGSERWDREGLEIDIRRRSRVLSDSEVQGYKERRLSYEDNGRVRQEIEIDRVRENVGARCDVIKCRTDDASTVPKDRASFAGVSPEFMYGKTSDVCKPTSVHHAELIRTMDPYIGVNSCVPPYYRVSHMLAGEPGVPIGYPPRQLDPELLRYVMYCNGTKETVKSPTWGDEMAANKPPHYSWDTYGYDACAVLPEHALIQGYMAQGGLGRKDQGGVNRYKCGLCNASFSLQRLLNRHMKTHSFYKRYHCQFCGKGFNDTFDLKRHIRTHTGIKPFKCDRCDKAFTQRCSLEAHLTRVHSVVHKYGFRERRDKMFVCEDCGITFKENQAEYRQHVASHHPETDKILRLRRNGFPA, from the exons ATGCCGAGATCATTTTTGGTCAAGAAAAAACGAGCGAAACTCGCCAACGGAGAAAGCGACGACCCGGCGGAGCTAAGTCAACATGAAG ATGCAGAAGCTGATGGAGAAAGCCAAAACAAAGACGAAAGGGCAGAAGACCCGCCTTGTAAGTCCCCAGATGAAGAGCGAACCGACCCTAATCCTAACTCCACGACTGAGCTGGCCCCCATGGATAATACCAAAGACGAGGATATCGATGAGTTCTTCCGAAACCTAAAGACCCGAATCAGCGCAGGAGCACTTTCGAATTATCAGAAGGAAACCGACAGAGAGAAAGAGTGCCATATACCGCCACTAAAAGATCTCATTGCTACCAAGACGCCATCTTATCTACTAGTGGAGGATAGGTCACGAGGAATTCGATTAGAGTGGGCTTCGGCCGGTTTAACAGCAGGCTCTATACCAACTGCAATAACCTCCAGTGAGCCGTCTGTTCCATATTCAACGACCCGAGATTCACGAAATGACCCAGAGGGCATTCAAATCACCAGAAAATTGCGAGTAGTTCCTGAACAGTTAGAGTGTCCAGTTAATCGAGATCTACGAGTCGTCTCAAAACAATCAGAGGAACTTCCAGCAACTCGAGAATTGCGAGTAGTTCAAGAACAATCAGAAGCACTTCCAGTTACTCCAGATTTGCGAGTAGACCCCCAAAAATCAGATGCCCAAGAGGTAACTCGAGATTTGCGAGTAGTCCCCGCTCAATCTGTACCACTTCTTTCAACACGAGGTCCGCAAGTTATCCCAGCAAATATAAGAACAGCTCCATCAAATGCAGCATACCAAGCAAGTTCAGCTCAAGAAAGACATGAAGCACGGAGCGCTAGGGATCAACCGACAAAACCGTCCAACTCagatgttgataatgatgacgagaaGATAAATGCTGAAAGTTTACATCCGCGAAAAGACTCAACCGAGAGAAGATCGATTGAGTATGACGGCCCAAGTGCTTTCAAAATTGCAGCAAAACGAGACCACAATGGCAATTTAAAAAGCTCTTTCTCCGAGGAGCTGGACTATGAACGTAGAGTTGAGAAACTGCGGCTTGGTAGTGAACGTTGGGATAGAGAGGGTTTGGAAATAGATATAAGGAGGCGTAGCCGAGTGTTAAGTGATTCTGAAGTGCAAGGGTACAAGGAAAGAAGACTAAGTTATGAAGATAATGGAAGAGTTCGTCAAGAAATTGAAATAGATCGGGTGAGAGAGAATGTTGGTGCTCGTTGTGATGTAATCAAATGCAGAACAGATGACGCATCTACAGTCCCAAAAGACAGAGCAAGTTTTGCAGGTGTTTCACCAGAGTTCATGTACGGTAAAACTAGCGACGTCTGTAAACCCACAAGCGTCCATCACGCAGAACTTATTAGAACAATGGATCCGTATATAGGTGTGAACTCATGCGTACCGCCGTATTACCGCGTGTCACACATGCTCGCAGGCGAGCCTGGTGTACCCATAGGGTACCCACCAAGACAATTAGATCCCGAGTTACTGCGTTATGTAATGTACTGTAACGGCACGAAAGAGACCGTTAAGTCACCCACATGGGGCGACGAGATGGCTGCGAATAAGCCACCACACTATAGCTGGGATACCTACGGTTATGACGCATGCGCCGTCCTACCCGAGCACGCACTGATACAAGGTTACATGGCGCAAGGAGGCCTGGGTAGGAAGGACCAGGGGGGTGTCAACAGATACAAGTGCGGCCTTTGCAACGCTTCGTTTTCGCTGCAGCGCCTTTTGAACAGACACATGAAGACGCACTCGTTCTAcaagcgctaccattgccaGTTCTGCGGCAAAGGCTTCAACGACACGTTCGACCTGAAGCGGCACATCCGCACGCACACGGGCATCAAGCCATTCAAGTGCGACCGCTGCGACAAGGCGTTCACTCAGCGGTGTTCCCTCGAGGCGCACCTGACACGTGTGCACAGCGTGGTTCACAAGTACGGCTTCCGCGAGAGGCGAGATAAGATGTTCGTCTGCGAGGACTGCGGCATCACTTTCAAGGAGAATCAAGCGGAGTACAGGCAGCACGTGGCGTCGCATCACCCGGAGACAGACAAAATACTCAGGCTACGCAGGAATGGTTTCCCCGCGTGA